Part of the Lolium rigidum isolate FL_2022 chromosome 6, APGP_CSIRO_Lrig_0.1, whole genome shotgun sequence genome, CAATGTGCTATGTTGTATTTTTCCCAGCGGTATTATTTATTTCGTAGATGAGCCAACTTGTCTCCACTACACAATAAAATTTTCACTAACACATTTGCTAAGTCATGTTTGCAAGCAGTTAGTTGTTAGTTTATACATGTGCTAAGTTGCATATCTACTATTGCTAAGTTGTATATCCATTAGTGTTAAGTTGTGTACCCATTAGTGTTAAGTTGCATACCCACTAATGCTAAGTTGTGTACCCATTAGTGTTAAGTTGCATATCCACTATTGCTAAATTGTATATCCAATATCCATTAGTGTTAAGTTGCATACCCACTATTACTAAGTTGTGTACTCATTAGTGTTAAGCTGCATACCCACTAATGCTAAGTTGTATATCCAATATCTATTAGTGTTAAGCTGCATACCCACTAATGCTAAGTTGTATACCCATTAGTGTTAAGTTGCATATACCCACTAAATTAAGGACCCACTTGGAATGTTGGTTTGTACATCCATTGTGTTAAGTTGCATACGCTATATTGTTAAGTTGCATACCCATTAGGGTTAACTTGCATCCATTATCCAACATAGTTGTAGATCTAATAGACACAGTTGCATTTTTGTCTCTATTTAATCCGTTTGGGTAGCTTTTTTTTAAGTTGCCTACCCATTAGGGTTAACTTGCATCCATTGTCCAACATAGTTGTAGATATAATAGACACAGTTGCATTTTTATTTGTCCATTTGTTCGTTAAGTTGCACAACTACAAGGTTTAGTTGCATCTATTATTAAGTTGTGTTGCAAAAGTTTAGTTACATCCCATTTTAGGTTATGTTGCAATAACTGCATGGTTTAGTTACAACTATATTATTAAGTTGAGTTGCGACAACTGCATGGTTTAGTTGCATCTGTTATTTGGTTATGAAGTTGTATTTTCTCTACTAATATGTCGTGTGGTTACCAATGGTACTAGAAACTATGGTGGATAACTAGTAGTGCAATATTGCAAGTCTCAGTACTATGAAGTTTCGTTTCTGCTAAGTAAGTATCTTAGAAACTAAGTTGGCCATAGATATATAAAAAGATAGTGAAAACAACTCTTTGTACAAAGTTGCTTTGCTACAACACTAGAGTTGATTTTTCATAGCAACAAAgttgtttttcaaaaaaaaaaaaattgttgaaaCATATACAAATAGGATCTAGTTTCAAAGATCTCGTCGCGAGAGGCATAACGGTGAAAACGAAATGCAGTTTCGATACACGGTTTAAGAGTTAtgactttttaaaattttcttgtaTCGGAACTAAATGCGCACGGTGCTGTTATTTCGGTGATTCACGTGAGCTGTGTCCATCTTTCCTTTTCTAGATATAAGCGTATTTCCTTTTATGGGGGTGAGTGCTAAGATGGATGAAATAGCATCGGATGCTAGCTAGCCATGTCCAATAAGAATAGTAGATAGAACAGGGTATTTTAGGTGATTTAGATTTAGATATTTGTATTGTATAAGACGACTCAACTATGAATAACTATACGTAGTATTTAGCATCGGGGGTTTGTACTATTTAGAAAACGAGGCCTTCATTCGAAGAGAAAACAAAAGTGGGACTCAAGGTACCTATTGGCCCGTTTGAATTTTTTCAGCCTGGTTAACCACAAGATGCCTGATTCGACCTGCGGAGCAGCAGCTCCTGTTTAATGTTTATCTGATCTTTTTGGCGAGAGTTCATGAAGAAAAGTTCTTTGACTGGAAATTTGTAGTCTCATGAAGTCAACAGAGCGAGAAATTTGTAGACGAGCCCTGAATCGCCAGTATGCTACTCTTGCTATTCGGCATGCACGCACGCGCCAAACACAATTGTATGCCTTGATTTGGTGTGGTTTTGTGCTCCCAATTGTGTGGCTTCCCGGGCTCCTAGCGTTTCCTCTTGCAGTGTCACGAGTGAACCAAAAATAGCTTAGGCAGCATCTCGAATTGGAGCAGGACGGCAGTGCCCTCTTTAGCCGAAACTGCTAAATCCGACTAGGTGCATCACGAATTGGGGCTCCCCTTCTCCTCCAGGTATCCAATTTTTGTTGTACATTTGGTTTGTTTTGATCTTAGGCCGATCGAGAACTTAACTAACAAATTCGTCATGGCACGGTAGAACGTGCTCATGGAGCCCCAGTCGCCCGGCTCGCCGGCGTCGCCACCCTCTCCGGGCAAGGTGATGTCACCAGAGCTGCCTGAGCCTTCTCGAGAAATGtcatcgccggaggaggaggcccctGTCAATCCCGACAGgaagtcatcatcgtcctcttcttcgtcatcctcttcgtcgCGCGTCCCCTTGGCCGGGTGCGTTTTCCATGTCGAAGCGGCCGAGATGAGCACCCCGTTGGTGGTGGAAGCGCAAAACGACGACGGCGATCATGCCGATGCAGGCGCCGGCACTGACGCAAAACTACCCGGCGACTGGGCGTCGTGGCCAGAGCCGTCACCACCCAAGACCGTTGATGACGACCCGTCGTCGTCCGACGGCGGCACGGTGTCGGTGGCGCCGGAATCCCAGACGATGGCGGAGATGGAGGGTTTCAACCCGGACAGGATCCCGGCGTCCATCTTCCAGCCCAAGACGTCGGCGTCGCAGCAGGAGTGGAGCATCGCGTCGAACGAGTCGCTGTTCAGCATCCACGGCGCCAGCCAGAGCCAGACGGACGACTTCTACGCCCCCAGCAGGTCCCACTTCGACTACTTCTACGACGAGGCCatggccgccggcgccgagccgaACGGGAAGCTACCGCCGCTCGCCGAGGTGTCGGAGCATGGAGGCGGCACCGTGCCGGGCAGCGCGGTGTCGGACGCCAGCGACGGGAGCGCAGCGGCCAGCAAGGCGGCCATGGCATTCCGGCGCCACGAGAGCGGCTCATTAGGCAGCTCCAGCAATTTCTCCTTCGCCTTCCCAATGTAAGTACGCCCCGTTGCAGGCACGATTCTTTACCACGCTCGGTCGTGCTTGATACTGTCCATTACTGACCTGCAAAACCCTTTGTGTTTTCTTATGCGCAGACTCGCTGAGCCGTCGGCGGGGAAGAAGGAGAGCATGGGCGGCTACCAGCAGCTGCAGAAGGAACACGAGCGGTCGCCGCCGACACCCTCTGAACGCAAGTCGCAGTTCGAGGAGATGACGACGGAGGAGgaacggcggaggaggaagacgagttgGTGCTGGTACGAGGAGTGCTGTGGCCGCTGCTGGCTCCTCTGCTCATGGtccacctgctgctgctgctttcaaTGGCGGTGGAACTGCTGCTCCTGCTCTTGCTCCTGCCCGAGCTTATGCCGGTGCAGCTGGTGCCTCTGATCCAGAGCTAGATTTTGGAGGGAAAAAGATACCGAACATAGATCTTAACTTTCAAAAGTAGGTGTTGTGAAGTGAACAGCAGATGATGATTAGTGAGCATTTCAAGACAGGCAGATCCCATCTCTGCCCGTGTTCTAGGAGGATTAAGCATGCAGACGAGGTTGGGATGTACAGAGATGCAGTGTAATGTTAACAGGGAATGCAAATTGCAAACATGTGTGGTTTTTGTTAGGACAAAGCACGCTTACTCACCATGTCATTTCTGCACCATACTGCATACAGCATACATGCACATAACCTAGTAAGATAACCATAGATAGTTGAGGACATGTATAGTCTTATCTTGAAACATTTGTGCACAGTGCTACGGCAAAACATGCCATATACATGAGGATACATCAGGCCATCAACAATGTGCCAAATAGAAAACCAATCAGCTTCAGACATAGTTGAAGACGCTGCTACATTGACAAAAGTGGCGCAGGTACTGCTGACTCTGATTCTGGACAGTCTTCAAATGAAGTGTAAATGCAGGATTACTGCCAGGTACCCCATTGCCATGTCATCTCCGGAAACCTTAGTGGCCAAACTGATGCTGCAGCTTGGCGAGCAGCGTCACTGGTATCAGCATGGAGAAGAACAGTCACCTTGCAGAATGGTGCGCAGTTCCTAAGCAATGGTACAAATGGGCAATTAGCAGTGTCTGATGCTGGTAGATGAACCAGAAGTTTCTCCAAACAGCTTGGAAACAAGCTATCCGAACACGCCACTAGGAGTCTCATCAGTTCACATGAAAATCTCGGGGACAACTTGACTTCATTGATCCTGGCAAACAGTTGAACAAGATAGTCTGGCTCCACAGCATCATAAAGGTCTCTGCAGTCTGCAGAATATGGTAGCTCAAGATCTAGACTCTTGATATCTCGACCATATGTAAACAGCTGCAATAGGGAATCTAGATCCAGGGACTCAATCCAAACATTTTTCAAACTCACTAGGCCATCAGCTTGGGTGGTTGGACTAAGTTTATCAATAGTCAGCTTCAGAGTAGACAGGGAAGGAGCATCTAAAATGAGGATTTCTGGTCGAAAACATTTTAACTCGAGATAAACCAAGTTAGGCGCATGGATAGCTAAAGAATGTCGCACATTTGTTGATACCTCCCAGCGGAGAGTCTTTAATTGAGAAAGACATATCTTGGGGTCTTTGAGCTTTCCGACTCTAACAAGATTGAGAATCTGGAGGCATGGGAAGCATTCATTCAACTTGCTGAGGTTCTCGTCCTCGATTCTAATGCACTCAAGCGTCAGCTGGGTCAGATTAGGCATTATCTTGAGCCCATCAACCGACAGCCATGCATTTTTCAGCCCCAATTTGAGAAGATTATGACCTGCATAGGTTTTTTTTAATATGAGATCATAAACAGGGTTAAGTTAACCTGTTAAATATCTGGAATCAAATAGACCATAAACTACAGGTGTATATCTGAACAGAGATAAAACTGATAATAGCACCAATTATTATACTATGTTGAAACAAGAGCATTTACTTAGTGAGGTTCCACATTTATGTAAGCTCAAGTTTTCATCTGATATATAGCACTATGACCCAAACTACAGCTGCCTTCTCATTCATGGAGTTAATGAAATGGTCAGAAAAGCTCTTTTAAAGAGACCGACGGTCTAACCATGTGGCTAGCTGGAGCAAGGTGATATGCGCACACGCTCCGCCACCTGCTTTTGAGGCTCCCACCTCCACAGGGCGGTTGCTCATGTTTCCTCTACTTAAAAAAATGCACCGGGGCTAAATACATGGTTAGTCAGTTTTATTTATTCAGTTCAGAGAGCTCTTTTCAATTAAAAgtctgctgccgccgcctgccAGGATGAGAATAAGCCAAATCTTAAGCAAGTGTAATCTACCTAAATATCAACCTTCAAGTTTCAGGCAAAGCAAAATGTACAAGACCTTCTATAAAAGGCAAAATGTAAAACTGATATCCAAGAGGCCTCAAACCTCAAATCAATGGGCAACAAACATAAATCGAGCACCCGAATTGCATTATTGTTGCTACCAAGTACCCAACAAAGGTACATGTAAGAATTCAGCACAAAATTGAGTTTATTCAGAACAGATAGATAAGTTATAAAAATAAATTCTCGACATTGTTCTCTGTTTTCATAATCACTTCGCCGGTCTTTTTAATTCCTGATTAAGGAAACACAAATTTAGCTAAATGTGATTAGCTTATAGAGCAACATAGGTTAAGGCATAGTTTTTCAGAGCATTACAGATTATAATTTTCAGAGCATTACATAAGTACTAACAGGAATACaaaacatagagagagagagagagagagagagagagagagactgacAGAGGTGGGAGATGACAGGGAGTGCCTCCACCTTCCGCCAGCACGACTGTCTCCAGAAGTCCGCAATCTCCACCTCCTGGAGGGTAGGTCCCGCGGGAGTTGAAGCCCACGCGAGCACGGCCTTTAAACTAGTGACATGCAGATCATCGGCCTCATCGAAATTCCCCTCCTCTACCCACATCGCATCATCTACGCTACCCTGCTCGTTGGACGCGTTAACCACAAGGGAGCGGAGGTGCGACCCGAGGTGCAATGCGACGTTTCCCGCGAGTGTCCAGAAAGCAGTGCCCTTGTCCCCACCCCTGTCTTCCTGAAGGCATTGTGTGCGAGTAGCAGCGTCGAGACGGATGCGGGGGCACTGATAGGCAGCTGCGAGGAGTGCTCGTGAGGCAAGGCGGCACGCTGCGATGTCTCTGATGTCAGCGACACGGCCAAGGATATTGGCGAGGA contains:
- the LOC124664878 gene encoding uncharacterized protein DDB_G0271670-like, with protein sequence MEPQSPGSPASPPSPGKVMSPELPEPSREMSSPEEEAPVNPDRKSSSSSSSSSSSSRVPLAGCVFHVEAAEMSTPLVVEAQNDDGDHADAGAGTDAKLPGDWASWPEPSPPKTVDDDPSSSDGGTVSVAPESQTMAEMEGFNPDRIPASIFQPKTSASQQEWSIASNESLFSIHGASQSQTDDFYAPSRSHFDYFYDEAMAAGAEPNGKLPPLAEVSEHGGGTVPGSAVSDASDGSAAASKAAMAFRRHESGSLGSSSNFSFAFPILAEPSAGKKESMGGYQQLQKEHERSPPTPSERKSQFEEMTTEEERRRRKTSWCWYEECCGRCWLLCSWSTCCCCFQWRWNCCSCSCSCPSLCRCSWCL
- the LOC124665726 gene encoding F-box/LRR-repeat protein At4g29420-like, with the protein product MSSEATGADTASQNYVEHAIRTFTSAAKSMMPNSSTPQAETFSSSSNVHSIINSVVEKHSTIWAEEFSSFVSSVNLIHHKRVSLMADDISDTISSLMGNHQTSVDASSSQFQDPLHPGGVTSAYQVPHPGVLKEKKASQPDQASVDLVLDQQNPPIASEGQVPEAGLNSEDAQESQVNENVSTECLVSRVEQQHTQRKHQWRQGTTTGTNHLTLETQTTNEQRHPQDGIVHVSPDPTEDQSPNFSRGICSIVGDDPSPRENTATPTPADANLIGGLRNRNSLTIPLCRPSSNPILKRRRSSLEDISMVHISEAGAPLNNLPPLILANILGRVADIRDIAACRLASRALLAAAYQCPRIRLDAATRTQCLQEDRGGDKGTAFWTLAGNVALHLGSHLRSLVVNASNEQGSVDDAMWVEEGNFDEADDLHVTSLKAVLAWASTPAGPTLQEVEIADFWRQSCWRKVEALPVISHLCHNLLKLGLKNAWLSVDGLKIMPNLTQLTLECIRIEDENLSKLNECFPCLQILNLVRVGKLKDPKICLSQLKTLRWEVSTNVRHSLAIHAPNLVYLELKCFRPEILILDAPSLSTLKLTIDKLSPTTQADGLVSLKNVWIESLDLDSLLQLFTYGRDIKSLDLELPYSADCRDLYDAVEPDYLVQLFARINEVKLSPRFSCELMRLLVACSDSLFPSCLEKLLVHLPASDTANCPFVPLLRNCAPFCKVTVLLHADTSDAARQAAASVWPLRFPEMTWQWGTWQ